Within the Chrysemys picta bellii isolate R12L10 chromosome 17, ASM1138683v2, whole genome shotgun sequence genome, the region gtcctgacctccagccctcccctgctctaccccctggatcccactcccctccctccactgcctcaTAGGTTGAATGAGGCCCATGAGCTGGTCCTGCCTGGTTCTCCCTTCGCTGGAGCAGCCcaaggggctggtgcaggagGTGCAGTGACGGGCCCCCCACGAGGCTGCTCCCTACCCACCAGCGGATGGGGGCTCAGCCATTGTCATGGGCTGTTCACCTCCCATGagccacccagccccagctatgcacaggggccaggccagggccctctttgtcggggcagggggggcagaAGAACCAGGGTCCTGCACAGAAGTGGGGAGCAATGGCTGGGTtgggccagggctctggtccCAAACGTGTCCCAAATGTTtccttgccctgctgctgggaaTCCTACGCTGCCCACAAAGGTGCCACCCTGGTGCCAGCACTCAGCACTAGACAGGCAGCTACATCTCAGCGCTGGGCAAGGGGCCCCCGTATAaacagcccccgcgccccacctcagaggtggctgcatctcagcgctgcgTAACAAGCCATTCTTTTGCCTAATCTTAATAAATCCTCCTTGTCGTTGAGCTGACTGTTAAACATTCCCCCCCGGCTGACTCTCCAGATGGGGGGTTGAGAGGGTGCCGGGAAGTGACCGCACAAGCAGCGCCTGCCTGACCCCAGCGCTGCTCCCCACGTCACGAGGCAGGGGGCGCCGCAGTGGGAACATTCCCGGAATAAACAGGAAATGCTCGGGCCCAGGAATCTCCCACGCTCCCCGGGCCGTGTGAGGCGCCCCCTGCTGCCTGGTGAGGGaagttaccccccacccccacctgtccCCCATGACCCTTTGGCAGCAGAGGTTTCTCCCTGTATGGTCCTGGGTTGGGGGGAGCGTGGCTGGGACACCGGTGATCTCGGCGCCGCTTCAGCCAGTGTCTTGGCGCGGCCCGGAGCCAAAGGGGGAGACTTTCCCTTCGCCTGTTTGTTTAGTTGTCTCTCTTGCCTAATTCCACTTGATCCCACCACCCACCCAGCTTCCCCAAGGGCagtgccctcccccgcccccagagaacccaggagtcctggctcccagcccctccagtCAGACCGCCCTGTATGGCGGACACACTGCCGGCTCTCTCGCTTCTGTTGGTGCAGCCCAGATCCTATcatccccatcccctggctgCTCCCCTCAGAGTTCTGCGCCCCACCCAGGAGGGCAGGGGACCCCACGCAGGCCCTGACAGCTTCCTTCAGCCCAAGCAGCCAATGGGCCATAGAGCCTGAGCGCCTCACCCGCTCCAGGGGACCTCCAGGGCTAGAAGGGGGGCGCCGGCCCTGCCATGGCTCCACCCAGACCTCCTCTGGGTTCTATTCTGAGGTCTGGGATGGgcgggggggtctagtggttagagcaggggggggctgggagccaggattcctgggttctaccctgggaaggggagggggagggtctagtggttagagcaggagggtgggggctgggagataggatgcctgggttctattcctggctctgggaggggagtagggtctagtggtcagagcagcaggggctgggagccaggattcctgggttctacacCTAGCTCACAGAGgggaggtctagtggttagagcaaggggggaagacagggctgggagctaggacacctgggttctaccccAGCGAGGTGAGGGGacgggggtctagtggttagagtaagggggagctggggttgggagctaggatgcctgggttctacccctggctctgggtggagaggggggactgggagccaggacagctTGGTTCTATTCCCACTTACCCTGCCTGTTTCCCTTCCCGCACTGGGGCTGGGGAGTTCGTGCAGTGCTTGGAGATCCCCGGGGGGGAAAGCCTGGAGCTGGGCCGATGGCTGGGAGCCCTGTGGTCCTTCACTCCAACCCGGCTTCCGCCCAGCCCTGCAGCTCTCACCAGCTGGCAGCCCCTCCGCTGTTCGCACGGCCCTGGTGACATGGGGCCGGCAGAGAGTCGCCTGCATGGGGCTCTGAGCAGCCCCCGGCTAGGAGCCACCTGGTCTGGCTGGACCCTTGTCCTCACATGAACTCGTGACCCCGGGCAGGGGGCGAGCAGCTGAGGGGGGATCCTGGGCGGAGCCTGTGCGGAGCTGAACACAGCGCAGCCCCATGGCTAGCCAAGCCCCCCGCCCCGTGCTGGGGGAGGGTCCGGCGCAGTTCTGGTCAgcccgggcgggggcagcggagAAGGACCCTGcgatgggggtgagggatgggatgggagcagCCCCAGGGAGGCCGGTCCGACCCAGGGCGAGACTTGGGCCAGGAGGCGGCCcacaagtggggggggggtgagggggagtcaGGGCTTGGCGGGGGGGAGAGTGGtcagtttggggcaggggcttaaGAGGAAGAACCCACCAGGGACCCTCCTTTTCCTTTTGTCGCCCTGGGGCCCCAGATCAGGGAAGCACCGGGGGGTTCGTTGCAGCTCACCGGGGGAAGAGCCCCCAGCCATAGCCCATGGGCCTCCCCGCATTCTCCTTCCCGAGTCATAGGGAACCCCCccgcagtgccccccccccaatcctccccagccaccggggggcagtcaggagacacaGACCCCACTGCGCCTGCGGGGAGACACTGTGGGTCCCGGGTCCCTCCCATCCCTGCACACCAGGGAAGGGCCCCGATGCCTCCCGCACTACCCCGGGCCCTCACCcagcacccagggccggtgcaaggaagtttcaccttgcgccccccccagccctgccgagccccccgccccccgcccccccagcgtcctgccgagccccccgccccccccccagccctgccgagcccccccgccccgctccacggcccccccagcctcctgccgaGCCCCCCTCCCAAGCCCGCTCCacggcccccccccgccccctgccgagcccccccccagcccgctccacagcgcctcctgccgagccccgccccccggctctGACAAGCCGTCCCGGCCCCGCGCTACGGACGCAGCCCAGCTCAGCTCGTCGGGGGGCAGGAGACACGTGGGGTGGCGGCCCGTGCTCCCATTTGCATATCCATGAGCTAGTTTACATACTCGGGCAGGGATTTGCCCACGCTCGTGCGCTGCCCGTCTGGAATGCATACTCCGCTATTGCATATTCATGACGTTATTTGCATAGCCGCCTTCTAATTTGCATGTGGATTCCACTTCCGCTGCGGACGCACGACGCACAACTCGCATATTCATGAGCATCGTTTGCATATTATGCGCCCCGCCCCTTCAGCCGCGCTGGAGGCGACGGGGCGGGGCTTGCGTGCTGACGTCACGGCGGCGCGGCGTGGGGCCGCCGGGAGGGAGGATGGTGGCCGGCGCGTTCCCCATCGCGAAGCTTCTGTACCTGGGCGTGCGGCAGCTGAGTCGGCCCCTGGCCGCGCGCATCAAGGCAGGGGCTCGCGCCAGCCCCTTTTTCCGGGCCTACGTCTGCGGGCCGCCCGCGCAGCGTGAGTGATGGGCCGCGCGCGGAGCGCTGAGCCAATGGGGCGGGGTTGCGGGCTAATGGAGCTCATGCGGGGCGGGCTGCGGGCACAGCGAGCCAATGGGACGCATGCGGGGGCGGGACAGAGGGCTCTGCGGGCCAATGGAGATGGTATGGGGGCGGAGCTGGGTCCGAGCAGGCCAATGGGACAATTGCGGAGGCGGGGCAAAGAGCCTAGCAGGGCAATGAGGGCGCAAGGCGGAAGTGGGGTCCCTTGACCCAATGGTTGGAGGGTGAGGGCGGGGCGTGGGTCCAGAGGGCCAATAGGCGGAGCCCATGGGCGGACCCACGGCTGACATTGAACAGGCTCCCATAAGCCAAAGCCATGAAGTGACCCCTGACGTCCGTCCCCCCCCGTCCCTAATTGGGCtgtgctgggagtgaggggcaccggcagagctgggggggggagcccggggctgggctggcaggggactggggggccaggagtgaggggcactggcagagctggggggagcccagggctgggctagcaggggactggggggccaggagtgaggggcaccggcagagctgggggagcccagggctggggtagcagggggctgtgggtcaggagtgaggggcaccggcagagctgggggagcccagggctgggctggcaggggactgcgggttgggagtgaggggcaccggcagagctggggagggggggcagggctgggctggcagggggctgcgggtcgggagtgaggggcaccggcagagctggggagggggggcagggctgggctggcagggggctgcgggtcaggagtgaggggcaccattagagctggggggagtccaaggctgggctggcagggggctgggggtcgggagtgaggggcaccagcagagctggggggagtccggggctgggggtcgggagtgaggggcaccggcagagctggggggagtccaaggctgggctggcagccccccttcatgtccctcccccctgcagtgtACCACTGGGTGGAGATGCGAACCAAGATGCGGATCATGGGCTTCCCTGGCGCCACCATCAAGCCCCTGaacgaggaggcggcggcggagCTGGGCGCGGAGCTGCTTGGCGAAGCCATCGTCTTTGGCGTGGGCGGCCTGTGCATCTTCCTGGAGTACGCGCGCCAGGCCTCCAACACcaggaggaaggaagaggagcagagcagcaccCTCGTGGGCCTGCAAGAGCAGGTGGCCGAGCTGGGCCTGGCCGTGGAGACCCTGGACGCGCAGCTGCGCGAGGTGAACCGCCTGCTGCTGGACATCTCCACCAGCGCCAAGAAATAGGGGCCCCCCGGGGCGGGTTGCCAAGGAGGAGCCTGGCgcgcctgggccctgccccctggtgcTGGGGTGCGGAGCTGGCTGTGTCCGGGAGGAGCCTGCGCTGGGCCAAGCGACCGGGAGACGCCCCCGTGTGGGCTTGGGGGTCCAGGCTCACGACCCCCCTCTGCTCCCGCGGAGTCTGAGTTTTCTACAATGTAAATATTCATCCATTAAAACCCACCTGCTGCTGAGGAGGCGGAGCCATGATTGGGGCGGGGCTCAGGAAAAGGGGCAGAGCCACAGGTCTCCTTTGCAGCCAGGGCTGCCCTAGAAAGTGGAGCTGGTCCCAGCTCTTCCTTCCCCGGGGTCTGGGATTGGCCCCTTCCCTAGGGCCTGTCCCGGCGTCGGGCAGTGGGGGGCCCAGCCAGATCCACCTCCCTTCCGGGGCGTTACTGATCTTAAGTGTCACTTCCCCTGCTCTTCCCAATTGCTCCTTGGGGCTTGCCCCACTGACCAAGGGCCCTGCCTCCCATAGGGATCCCAGCCTTTGGGCCAGGATCTGGGCTGGCCGTGCCGCTGCTTCCCCTTCCTGCACTGGCCCATGGTGGTGCTTCCGGGGCCTGTTCCTCCGTCTCACTCTTCCTGCAGGGGCGAAGTGTCCTGGCAGTGGCTGGTGCCCGGCCCAGGGGGCACTCCATGGGGCAGCCTGGCCAGAGTGATTCCTAGGGGGAGCCACTGGGTGGGGCTGATTAAtgcagcagggcaggggttgAAGGTCTCTGTGGCCCCCCCACTTCCATACAGGCCCAGGGGTCCCCAGCTCCTCCAGGCCAACAGGACCCACAGGGCCCTGCTGCTGGGTCTAGCAGGGGCAGGGGCCGTCCTGGACAACTGTCACCTTTCTGCCCTAGCCCACACAGgtggggctgctcccccaggctccccccttggccggggggagggcagaaggctgggaacAGCATCTGCCTGGAGAGAGGCGAGCCCTGGGGAATAGGCTgtggggccaggccaggctggggagcCAGCCACCAACCCGGCTGGATTTGCCCCGGGGGGGCCATGCAGGGCTGGGGAccaggctggctggaggcagcaggggctgggctaATGTGGCCTTACCCCGGCTCAGCagttcagccccctgctctgagtccAGGGACTGAACTAGCCCAGGGATTGCTTCCTTAGCTTGGCTCTGccctgagggagaggagccaggCGGAGGAGCGCTGGGAGGCCTGGTtctgggggaggatggggaggggtgctgggggagtggggcgcTGGGGAGGCCTGGTTCtggggaggggtgcggggggagtgGGGCGCTGGGGAAGGATGGGGAGGGGCGCTGGGGGAGTGAGGCGCTGGGGAGGCCTGGTtctgggggaggatggggaggggcactgggggagTGGGGCGCTGGGGAAGGATGGGGAGGGGTGCTGGGGAGGCCTGGTtctgggggaggatggggaggggcGCTGGGGAGGCCTGGTtctgggggaggatggggaggggcGCTGGGGAGGCCTGgttctggggcagcaggggtgttGGGGTGGCCTggttctggggcagggaagggggtggggtgcggggaagTCCCACGCTGGCCCTGGATGGTGCCAAGGGCCTGGGCAGTGTAGGGCCCCAGccctaggaacagaacccaggtgtcctgtcaGCCCCACCCCTCTGGACCTTAGCAAGAGTTCCCTGGTGCTGGTGGGtgtgcagggctctggggctgaTCCTGCCTGGGGAGGCGTTTACGGGCCATGCAGCCCCATGGCAGGGGGAGCACATGCTCGCAGGGCGTTGAGCAAGAAGGGTCctgcctgatgggccatgtgGGGTGGAGAGTTGGGGGCAGGAGTAGTGCCAGTCCTGGTTCTAGTTGAttcaggggcctggggctggttTCCGAGTAgttatttgggggcaggggttcgGGCCATGGGTGTTCCCTGTCCAGGGACCCGCCCCGCACATCAGCCCTGCTGGTCCTCAGCCgcaaggagcagggctggggcaggcagattTAGGGTAACTTTTTGCCAGACCCCCTGGCATGGCTGGGCCTGGAGAAACGGGCCCATCGGCAGCTGCCCTGCTAGAGTGAAGCCCTAGGGACCAGCCGCCCGCTCCCCGCCTCACGTGCTCCCCCAACCTGGGAAATCCATGCACAAGAGGTGCTAATGTGCAACTActgcccctgggctgccccccccccacaagtgtgtggagggagggggtgctggctgaggcaggcctggccagggggtggagTTCAGCTGGCTGGGTGTGGGCCAGGCCGGGGTCGAACAGGGACAGGttagcagagggctggggcaggcctgCCCAGAGCTGAGCAGGGACAGGTTggcagagggcaggggtggggccggcCTGCCCAGAGCTGAGCAGGGACAGGTTggcagagggcaggggtggggccggcCTGCCCAGAGCTGAGCAGGGACAGGTTAGCAGAGGTAGGGCAGGCCTGGCCAAGATGGGGCAGGTGGGCGGGCTGGGGCCAAGCAGGGCAGGTTggcagagggcaggggtgggggtgggcaggcgggggCCAGCCTGGCTGGGGCCAAGCAGGGCAGGTTGGCAGAGGTGggcgggctggggtggggcaggcctggccaggGCCAGGTTAGCAGTGGGGAGGACAGGCCTGCCCAGGGAGAGGTTGGCAGGGGGCTGGTGAGGGCAGCTACCAAAATGGCATCACAACTGCAATTTGCCCAGCAATGGATCCCAATAAGGGccctgcgccccctccccagcGGCAGATGGATTCCCCCAGCCCCAAGTCGGGCCGGGCCTCAGCCTGCCTGCAGGTGGCTCGGGGGAACTCCCACAATGGCCCAGCTTGTGtccctagcaaagccccaggagagggggggccctgcaccccaacacccccacctggagccaggccagcccactccccgcccttccccccagccccagttaGTTCTGCCCTTCCTAGTAGTTAATGAGAAGGCCACGAAGTGACAAGGCATTTGGCTTCCCCTGTctctggggaagagggggcaggaCCCTTCCCCAGAGCTTTGCCCAGGCCACAACTGGCCTCCCCCGCCACCTGCCCCACATGGTGCTGGGGGGGTTCCAGGCAGAGCGGGGATCCCCCTATGGCTGTTACAACCCCCATGGCTTCCTCtccgcaccccacccccccgaagATGGGAGGTTTGCCCAGATCTATTTCCCACCAGCCCAGAGCACCTGGAATTTATTATAGTCCCGGCCTTTGTGGCCTCCTCGCCAGGGACAGAGCCTGACACCCaccccccccatgcaccccagccacacccctcccccactgcccccctccctctctccccgctGGGGTGAGCGGGGCTCCAGGGCAGGCACCTGGCatgggcaggctctgggaggccaCAGGAGTCCCCCTTGGGCCTGCTGCCAGCCCGGGGGGGATGGGTACAGTGGGCAGAGGACACTGAGGGGCATAGGGGGGGTCCAGCCCTGGCACAGGCTGGCAGGGAGGGGTTGATGCAGCCCCGCAAGGCACAAACTGTCTGAGTAGAGCCTTGTGACcctgaaccccccctccccactctaaccccccagcccccactcccctccccaagccagggatagaacccaggcatcctgccccGCAAGGAGACAGAGGGAGGCGGGTAACTTACAAAAAGAAAAGGTTTATTCCAGAACTGGGTACCAAGGGTCCGTGCCCAGTGCCAGGCGGGGGCCTGGTACCAGgcaacgtgggggggggggggagcggcggGGGAAGAAAGAGTCTCACCCTGGTACCGGGCACAAATGCCCCAGAAATCagtaaaaaaccaacaacccaaaaaaataaagtgaacatTAACAGCCGCATAGAAAAGAGCTGagagcctgcccctcccccgccggggGGCGGGTAAaggctccaccccccccccaggacagTTCCGGTCACTGCCCAGCTGggggcccccaccccctcaggtaCAAGATAAAAAAACTCCCCCCCTTGTGTAAAAATCTATAAAACAAGCTGAACCCAGCAGAGCCGGGGTCCAGGAAGCAGTGAGTGGacgcagggcggggctggggggatcCCCGGGGGGGTGTACAGCTGGGGGGATCCCTGGGGGGCCCTGGCCCTCCAATTCAGGGCAGGGTAGGGGTGTTGCAGGGAATCTCTCCGTCATGCCAGGCCCCCAGGGGGAGGCAGCTCTGCGGCTGCCCCTGGGGGGCAGGAATGACACCGACTCCTCCAGgagaccccccagccctgctctccggggggaggggccctTTGGTAGGCagcagcctgcagggggcgctatTGCTCTGCTCCCGCCCCCGGGGTAAGGCACAGCCTGGGAGCTCccggggcagccccagggggatggggggggggggggtctccaggAATTTGGGCCACCCCCTGGAATTGCACAGTGGGGCTGGCGCCCCGGTAACCACCGGCCGGaggagggggtgcatgggggaggggcttcaagtgtgagggggaggggtgcgtGTCAAAGACGATAAACCCGCATGCGGCACAGGCGCCTCGGGAGCCCCGGGACCCCCGGCCGGACGggatgggggggtagggggg harbors:
- the OPA3 gene encoding optic atrophy 3 protein, coding for MVAGAFPIAKLLYLGVRQLSRPLAARIKAGARASPFFRAYVCGPPAQLYHWVEMRTKMRIMGFPGATIKPLNEEAAAELGAELLGEAIVFGVGGLCIFLEYARQASNTRRKEEEQSSTLVGLQEQVAELGLAVETLDAQLREVNRLLLDISTSAKK